The Treponema sp. OMZ 790 genome includes the window GATGACTGATGAAAGACTCGATAAGTTAGGCAAAGAAATAAATGATGCCGAAAACGCTGTAGTTGTTCGGGATGTTCGTGAATATTTGGAAAAAGCAAAAAAGGATTATTTTAATACCGATTTTAGAAGAGCTGAAGAAACATTGATTGCTGCCCGCAACCGATGGGCTGTAACTCATGTTGATCCTAACGAAGAAGTTGAAAACTGGCTGGGCATTGTAAATACTGCCGGCACGTTAAAAACCGGAAGAACTATCCCGGTATCGGCTCCTCTTTATCCTCAAATGATTCAGCTTTTAAATAATGCAAATCAACTTTATTTGGATGCTGCACAAAAAATTAAATCAGGACAGCGTTCTTCGGCATTGAATAATTTAAAACAAGCTAAAGAAAATACTCGTCAAGTATTGTTGATATTCCCATATAACGAAATTGCAGGTCAGCTTAATTTAAAAATAGATAAATTGGTGGATCCTGCAAACTTTACAGGTCAATTTAGGCGGAAGGTGCAAACTATCAGAGCTGAGTACAAACGTAATTCTCAAAAGTCTTATAGCGACTTATTGGATTTGTACAGTATAGATAAAAACTTTCCGGGGCTTATAGAATTAAAAGACGAGATTGAAATTTATCTGGGGCTTAAATTGCCGCCTCCTAACTATAAAGCAATTGCTGAGGCTGCTGATCTTACAAAATCCGCGCAGGCTATATACAGGGCAGGCGATAAAATTGCATTCCCGATAGCTGTTCAGCAGTTGGATACGGCTATTAAATTGGATCCGCAAAATATTACTGCAATACGGCTTAAGGATTCAATCCAAATGAGCATGGGCGGCGCCGCTGCTGTTGTTCTATCGGCTGCCGATGAAACAAAATATCAGCAGGCTGTTTCGGAATTGCAAAAAGGAAATAAAGTTATAGCTGCCGCATTGGTGGAACAGCTTATGCAAAGCCCGAATGCAAGAAATTCTGCAAAGGTTAGAGAATTAAAAAAGAGGATAGATGCATTATTATGATTAACGGAAATAAAAGCATGAAAAGATTTTTAAATGTATTGTTGATATTTTTCTTTTTTATATGCTCTTTATCGGCAAAGGAATTTTATTGGGAAAATCCTTCAGTCATAAGCGGCCGAAACGGACATTTTTTAAAATCCGCTTCAAATAAAGATATTTCTGCATCTGTTTGGGAAGAAGTTGTAAAATCGTCAGACAGTGAAGGTTTAATTTATATTTCTGCCGGTGTATATGTAAATAAAAAATGGACAATAAACGAAAGAATAATTCCGCCGATTCCGTATACTGCGGACATTCCGTCAATTGCTTCGATTGCTGTAGGAAATGACGATACTATTTTAATAGCATTGGTAAAAAACCGTAATACCATTACCATTTTAAAAAGTACCGATTACGGTAAAACTTATGCGGTTAAAAATATTACCACACAAATATACGATTTGCTTTCTCCGCAATTATCTGTTGCTTCAAACGGTAAGTTCCTCATGTTTGTGTCTCACGGTGCAAATGAAAAATTTTCAATATTTTCATCTTCATCTTCAGACGGATTAACTTGGGCTCCTTTTTCGGAATTTAATTTTGCAAAAAAAATAGATAGAGTTTTTCTTCCGGCTCATAGTGCCGCAGCGAGAAATGATGTATTGGTTTTTCAAGCCTTGGACAAAAATGAAAATAGACAAGCCTATCATCTTTTTTCATCTTTTTCTTCCGACGGCGGAAGCTCATGGTCTGAGCCCGTAAGGTTAACCGATGATTTTAGTTTTAATGATCAAAGGCCTCATGTATCGTATATTCCCTCGGAAAGATCCGTTTTTCTTGTGTGGGAAAAAACTCCTTACCGCAGTGAAAAAAATTCTACGGCCTTTGCTGTTTTAAATAATAAGGGAAAACTCGCCTCAAGTATTGATGTTCTTCCTTCTCAAAACGGAATCGTATTCAGTCCTAAAATAATATCTTATAATAAGCAGCCTCTTATTTCTTGGTCTGAAGATTATAACGGCAAGGCTTCGATTTTTATTGCATCCAAAAAAGACGGTGATTGGATGATAGATACCGTTACGTCCATAAACGGTTCATTGCTTTTTGTAAACCCTTTTTTTGTTGACGGCAATCTTCACATTTTATGGCAGGAAGGAATTCGTTCTGCTAAAATAATGCATATTGAACCCGACCACGAAGTTGCAAAAGCTCAGTTACAGCCGTTCGATTTTGATTCAAAAACTGCCGGCGGCAAACAAAAAATTACAATGAAAATCAAATTTCCTAATGATTCATCGGGTATAGCCGGATATTCGTATGAATGGTCTAAAGATTCGCCGCCGGAATCTGTTCGGCCTGTAATTCAAAAATTAGCGAACGAATCTGTTTTGATATATGAACCTGATGAAGACGGTTTGTGGTATTTGGGAGTAAGGGTTTGTGACTATGCGGGAAACTGGTCGGATATGACTACGGTTTCTTATGAAAGAGATATAATTCCTCCCTTGGCTCCTAAATTTGAGCTTTTGGCTTTAGATAAAAACGGTTTTTTAAAATCGAATACTTTTAGTATCAAGTGGAATCCTCCGGAGTATGATATATCGGGAAAACCTGAAACGGCTATAGACGGATATATATGGAATCTTTCTTATATAGGCTCAGCAGATAAATTTATTTCATATCTAAAAAAGGCGTCGCCTTCTTTTATTGATGATGATGCCGTACAAAAAATTCTATCCAATAATTTAAAGATTGATTTAAATACTTCAAAAATTACATCTTCTTCAAACAAAAGAGAATTTTCAAATTACGAAAACGGTCTTTATGCTTTGACTGTTTCTGCGGTAGATGCCTTCGGTAATATCGGTCTTCCTGCGGTAAAGTATTTTGCTTTAAATAAATATATTCCCTATACGTATGTTTCCGATATAAATACGGTTCAAGGTTTGGACGGTGTTATTTCGATGACCGTTGTAGGTAAGGGATTTGCCGAAGGCGGTGAGATTACTTCATTATATGTTGACTCTGACGGGAATCCTCCTTATGATTTAACTATCGAAAAAGAAAATTTTTCTATTGTAAACGATAAACTTATATCGAATGTAAAAATAGATTATGTTGAACCCGGTCAATATTATGTAGGCTTGATGCATTCCGGCCGCGGAACTTATTTTGCAGACAAGGTTATATCTTTTGACAATATAGGAAATATTAAGCTGGGCGACTACGGAGAGACGTACACATATAATTGGCTTTTGTCGTCCGTTGATCACGATTTTTCGGATTATTTTTTAATTATCTTTTTAGCCTTATTTATTTTATTGATTATGATTTTGTCGATATCGGGAGTTATTCATTCTATAAAAGAGGCTGTAAAAATAAAAAATGAGGTAACGGTTTTATTGAGCGGAGGTGTTATGACATTGAGAAAAGAAAAAAGGGTATCTGCATTAAAAGTTAAAGGCGTTGGATTAAGATTAAAGTTTATTTTATTTACAACAACTTTGATACTGTCGGTTATTTTAACCTTGGCTCTTACTTTGGGATTTAGGTTTTCTGAAACTCAGGAAAGACTGTTGGCCGAAGGCTTGGCATCCAATACTCAGGTTTTGCTTGAAAGTTTAAATTCGGGTGCAAAGGCTTATCTCCCTTCAAAAAACGTATTGGAATTAGGTTTTTTGCCTTCACAGATTGGTGCTCTTAAAGAAGCTACGTTTGCGACTATAACCGGAGTTCATATCGACAACAAAAAAGTAGGTTATAATTTTGTTTGGGCATCCAATGATGATGACATTACATCTAAAATAGATACACCCGAATTTGTTGTCGGACAATCAGAATTGTCTTTGGCTCAGATGGAAGATGTTTATAAAAAGCTGGATAAAATTGATCAAGAAGCAAGGGCCAGTGTTGGAGAGCTTTCAGATGAAATTCAGTCTTTGACAAATACGGCTATAGGAATAGCTTTGAATACTGATAGAAAATCGGTAGAACGCCGAAATGAAATTCAAGCTGCCATCAATCAAATGGAAACAAAACTTAATTTGGAATTGAACAATTTGAGTGTAAAGGGTTCAGGCTCTTATCCCGAATTTAATTCAAAAAAACTTTCAAGGGATGTTACCAGCTATCTTTTTTATAAGCCGATTCTTTACAGACAGACAGGTGATAGAACTAATTTTATTCACGGAATGGTTTATATTCAGGTTTCGACAAAAGGTTTAATCGAACAAATTGATGAAGCAACCTTTGCTCTATATAAAATTATTTTCTTCATTTCTCTTGGTTCTCTTATAGCCGGTATTCTCGGAGCCTATATTTTGTCTTCAATTATTACCGCTCCTATTAAAAAGCTTGTTGAACACGTTTCAATGATTGCTGCAACCGATGACAAAGAATTGCTTGCGGGTAAAGATGTTAAACTTAAAACTAAAGATGAGATAGGTGTTTTAGGTACTACCATAAATGCGATGACAAACGGTCTTGTAGAAGCTGCTGCTGCCTCAAAAGATTTGACAATGGGTAAAGAAATTCAAAAAATGTTTTTGCCTCTTGACGTAGATGAAGCAGGAAGAAAACTTACATGCGGTAAAACCATAGATGATAATGTAGAATTCTTCGGCTACTATGAAGGTGCCCGCGGTGTATCGGGAGACTATTTTGATTATATAAAATTGGATGATAGATATTATGCAATTATAAAATGCGACGTTGCAGGTAAAGGAGTTCCGGCTGCTCTTATCATGGTTGAGGTCGCAACTCTTTTCTTGGATTATTTTAGAGAGTGGAAATATAAAACTCACGGTTTAAAAATAGATCTCGTTGTATCCCGCATAAACGATTTAATAGAGTCCCGCGGATTTAAGGGACGTTTTGCGGCCTTTACTCTTTGTATTATGGATTCTATAACGGGTGATGTACATTTTTGTAATGCCGGAGATAACGTTATAAATATTTATGATGCCGCTTCAAAAAAAATGAAAGAAGTAATCTTGACCGAAGTTTCGGCTGCAGGTGTTTTCCCGACGTTTATGATAGATATGAAAGGCGGGTTTAAAGTTGAAACCGTAAAACTTAATCCCGGAGACGTTTTGTTCCTATACACTGACGGTATTGAAGAAGCAAAACGTTTGTTTAGAGATTCCAACTTGCAGCCCGTTTTATGCGAAGAACCCGGCCTTGAAAAAGATGCCGAACATGAAACTCACAGTGTCGGTCAAGATGGAGAAGAATTGGGTAAACCCCGCGTATGCGAAATTATCGAAAATATTTTTGCCCGAAGATCTTTTAGCTTAAAAAAATGGCATAATCCTATTGAAGATGAACCGTTTGACTTTGATTTTACAAATCTTGAAGGAACAATTGAAGATGCCGTTTTAGGACTTGTTTCTGTAGAAAAAATATTCCGCATGTATCAAGATCCTAAAGCTACTGAACGCGATATTGTTCAAGTGGATAAAAAAATAGACCTATTCTTAAACAAACATTTTAGACAATATCAAACATATTGCGGAAACCGCATTCCGAATGCAAACTATAATGAATATCTTTACTATACAAACGTTAAAGAAGATCCTCAATATGACGATTTAACTATTTTGGGTATTAAGAAAAAATAAGATTATGCTTAAAGTACAAAATTTAACCAAATACTACGGAAGCAACAAAAATAAAATCATAGGTTGTAAGGATATTTCGTTTGAGCTGAGAACGGGAGAAATAACTTCTCTTTTAGGTTTAAACGGAGCCGGTAAGAGCAGTATCATAAACTGTATTTCAGGTTACTACACTCCCGATGAAGGAGATGCTTTTATAGATTCATATTCCATTTTAACCGAAAACATTGAAGCTAAAAAACGTTTAGGTATCCTATACGAACAAAATCCTCTTTATGCAGGTTTGAGTGTTTATGAGTTTTTATGTTTTGCAGGACAAATGCACGGAATAAAAAAAGAGCAATTAGATAATGATGTAAACGAAGTAATGAATTTTTGTGAAATTTATGAGATTAAAGACCGCTTAATCCGAGGTTTGTCAAAAGGTTTTAAACAGCGTGTAGGACTTGCTCAAGCTGTTTTGCATAATCCTCCGTTAATTATTTTGGACGAGCCTGCTTCAGGTTTTGACTCCGTTCAAGTAAAAGATTTTGAAAAAAAGATTTTACATATTGCAAAAGAAAAAACTATTTTGATATGTACTCATGATTTAAGACAGGCCGCAGAGATTTGTTCCAATCATATCTTGCTCAATAAGGGAGAGATAATAGCTTTGGGAAATCTTTTAGAAATAAAAGCTCAATTGGAAGAAGCTGGATGTGAGTTTGATGATAATGTTAATTACACCGTGTTAGAAAAAGCTTTTGAATTTTTTGCAGGGATAAATAAAAATGAATTTAGAAAAACCGAATAAGAATATTATTTTTTGTATTGCAAAAAAAGAATTTAAGATGATGTATAAAAGTTCTACCTTTTATGCTTCTTCTCTTTTTTTTATATTGGGTGCAGCTTTTGGCTTTATCGGAACCGATTCATGGTTTAATGCAGGATTGTCGGACCTAAAAACTTTTTTCCTGAATATGCCGTTTTTATTTTGTATTATAATTCCAATGCTTACTATGAGCCTATGGAGTGATGAAAAAAAACAATTTACCGATAAGTTTTTATTTTCATTGCCTGTTCCAATTCGTTATATAGTTTTAGGAAAATATGTGAGTCTTATTTTTATTTGGCTGATAATGATAGGCTTTAGCATAATAATTCCTTTATCCGTATTCCCGTTAATTTACTTGGATGTTGGAGCTTTTATAGTTTCATATTTTTCTATTTTTTTGTTTGGTGCAGGCATAATTTCATTCTCGTCAGCTTTGGCAGCATTATCGCCGAGAACCGAAATTAATTTTTTGTTTTCATTTTTAACGGTGTTGTTTTTTACTTTTATTTATCCGATAACAAAAAATTTAAATTTTTCTTTATTTTTGCATAAAATTATCTCTTATCTTTCTTTTAGCTCACACTTTGATTCTGCTGCAAGAGGTCTTTTTGATTCCGCAGATATATTTTTTTATTTTCTTTTGATTGCTTTGGGAATTGAATTGAGTGTTTTTATTTTGACAAAACAAAGGGATGCAAAATGAAAAAAGAATATAGATTTCAATTTTTACTTTTTATTTTGATGGCTGTTTTAATTTCGATTATTTCAACAAAGATATATTTTAGACTTGATATGAGTAAAGGGAAAACTTATACTTTATCGAATTATACAAAAAATCTTTTAAAAAATCTTGACAGCTCTGCCAAAGTAACGTGGTTTAAAAGCTCAAATGTGGATTTGTTTTTCCCGTCATTAAAATATTTAAACGACATGCTTTTGGAATACGCCCTTTATTCAAATGAAAAATTTTCCGTTTCCGTAAAAAATACTTCGAGCCTTTCAAATGAAGCTGTAAAACAAATAGGAATAATACCTCGTGAAGTCGAAGCTCAAGATAATGCCGTGAAGATAGTGCATAAATTATATTCAGGGCTTATGATTGAATATATGGGACAGACCAGGGTAATACCTTTTATAGATGATATCGACACTTTGGAGTATGACCTTGCAAGATTTATCTTGAGCATGAGAGATGATGCAATAGGAAATACTCAATCAGGAACAATCGCTCTTATCGCAGATCCTGCCTTGTTAGAAAACGATTATTCCTATGTAATTCCTTGGCTTGAATATGCAGGTTTTAATGTACTGCCTTTAGAACTTCCCGTATTAAATATACCGGCCGAATTACCTCTTTTGGTTATAGGTTCCGATTATATAGATTATTCTTCTGCTGCTGCGATTGATATGTTTTTACAAAAAGAGGGAAGGGCTGTTTTTTTTGTTTCGGGAAACAAAGTTGATGTAAAAGGTTCATGGAAAGCAAAACCCAAGGTTAAAGATTTTTTATTGGATGTGCTTTCTCATCACGGGTTTTATGTAAATGCAAATATGGCTCTTGATTTAATAAATAATTTTCGTATTACGATGTCGTCGATTGATAATAGAGGAACTCAATTAATTAATTATCCTTATTGGATTCAACTTCCTTTAAACGGTATCGACAAAGATCATCCGATATTTGCGGCTTACCGCCCGTTGGTTTCTTTTTGGCCGTCTTCAATCGATACGGATTTAAATAAAAATTCTTCGATAACTCCTTTTGCATTTACAGGAAAAAATTCTCTTACGGTTTTTGAGTCTTATAGTACTGATCCGCTTGAAAATCATTTTAAAAAATTTCAGGATGCATCTTTTAAGCCTTCAGTAATTGTTGCAGGACAGACAAAGCCGTCCCGTGTTTTGGTTATAAGCGATGAATATATGATAAGTAAAGCAATCGATTATACTGCATCTCTTTACAATATGGACTTTATGGTAAATTGCGTAGAATATATCTGTTTAAAAGATAATCTTCTTTTATTAAAAAATAAAAAACATTCGCCTCCTTCTTTTAAACAATTTGAAGATAGGGATGAAATGTTCAATCTTGTGTTTAAGGCAAGATTGATTTCTCTTATTTTTCTTCCTATTTTTATTTTTGCTTTAGGCGTTTATATATTCATAAAGCAGGGGAGGGTAAAATGAATTTTTTTTTAAAGTTGAAAAAATATACAAAAGGATTAATTTTTATAAATGTTTTTTTGCTTTTGCTTTTGATTTTTATAAGCATTCCAAAACAAGAAAAAGATGTCTTTAATGCTCCTCTTGTTTTAAAAAACAATATTGAAAATATAGATGAAATTATTTTTACCATTCCAGACAATTCTCTTCCTCCCGTTTTTAACGAATTGATTCTTTTTAAAAAGAAGGATAAGTTTTTTTTAAAGACAATGGCCGGCGAGTATCAGGTTAAAACTCCTCTTGTGGATAGACTTTTTTCGATTTTAAGCACAAAACAAAATTTTAGATTTGTAGATGACAATGTAAAACAATATATCAACTTCGGTTTGGATGATGACCATTCTGCCCGGCTTAAACTTTTGCGTTCCGACAAAACCATAATCGGTGAATTTATATTTGGAAAAAAAGACACGTTGGGCATCAATCGTTATGTCCGCATAGATGCCCGCACAAAAGTTTTTATTATGCCTGATGTTCTATCGTCGTTTTTAACCGTAAACAATAATTTTTGGCTTGATTTGCAAATTTATAAATACAAACTTCAAAATAATTCGATTCGCCGCATCGAAAAAAACAATAAGTTTTCGATCCGCTCAAATAAAACTGAAAAAGAATTTAACGAACTTGAAACTTTTTTAAGGCAGTTTTCATGTATCGATATTTTCCCTGCTTTTCCGGTAATTACTTCTGAAAGCGAAGAGTTTAGTTTAATTTTAGAAAACGGCGAAAGAATAAAAATCGAGCTTACACCGATGGAAGGCGGCGATTTTATCCTGCTTGACTCTTCTTCAAAAAAGCCCTATGTGATAAGCGGATATACAAAACGCCGCATCGATTCCATCATAAATTCTATTTTTTAATTGATGTTTCGCTTAACAGTTTTTTGATATTGTTTATACAAAGCTCTAAATAGTTTTCAGGTACCGGTGCTTTTTTCCATGGATGAGTAAGTCCGCTTGAGCTGTTTATCCGTATAAGGGATAAGGTGCATCCTGCATTTTGAAGAATACTTATTACGGTTTTTGCATCTCCGCCTTGAGAGCCGACTCCCGGAATCAGCATCGGAACTTCCCCGGCTTTTGCATAAATTTCGGCTATGACCTTTAATTCTTCCATTCCTGTTGCCCCGACAACGGCTCCCGTTCCGGGAAATTCTTTTGCATATGAGGCTATCTTTTCGGCAACTTCGATATAAAGCTCATGAGCGTTTTTTCCGTCTGAAACGGTTTTAAGATTTTGAAAATCTTTTGCTCCCGGATTGCTCGTACGGTTTAAAATGTACGCTCCCTTATCGAGGTATTTTTCCGAAATAAAGGGAAGAATAGAATCGCTTCCCATATAAGGACTTACGGTTACGGCATCGGCCTTCCAGCAGTCAAATGCTTCAACGGCATAATTTAAACTTGAACGGGCAATGTCTCCTCGTTTTGAATCAAGGATTACGGGAATACCCGGAAAATGTTTTTCGATTAAGGATAAAATTTCTGCAAGGCTTTCAGAGCCTAAAAAATCCTTTTTTCTGGGCTTATCCAGCGCCGAATAATATCCGATATTCGGTTTAAAGGCTGAAGGAACCAAATCCTTTTCCTGCATTTTTTCGAAAAGCTCTTTAAAAAAACTTATAAGATCGTCTTTTAGATTCCCGGTTTTCTGTGGTATTGCTTCGATAATCGGGTCCAATCCCATACATGCGCAGTTATTAGTTCTTTCCGCCGAAGTTTTTAATAATTCAATGTAGTTCATATATGAGCTAAGTTTAACTTAAAACGGAAAATGTGTCAATTATGCCCTAAATTTATAAAAAAAATCAACAAATTCTCTAAAAAATGCATTTTTTGGTTGAAGATATGCAACTTCTGATTTATAATGTACATATGAGGAAAAATAAACTTTTTTTTATAGCCATAGTTGCATCTTTGGGCATTGCAGTTTCAGCTCAATCTTTGTCTTCTAAGTTGGAAACGGCTTTAAAATCAAAGAATGTGAAAGCTGTGCGTGAACTTTTAGTTTCAGCTCCCTCCGGTGAAAAAACAAAATTTGAAAAAAAAGTTCTTGAGACTGCAAAACAGTCTGTTCGTTCGGGTGATTTGGATTATGCTAAAAATCTTGCCGAGGTTATTCTAATATCAAATCAGGATCATGTTGAGGCACAAGATTTATACTCTTCGATTGTGGAGATGCAGAAGAATAAAAGAAAAATTGATGAGCAAAAAAAACAGATTCAGGCCGAGGCGGAAGCCAAAGCTAAGGCTGAAGCTGAAGAAAAGGCTCGAATAACTGCAGAAGAGCAAAGAGAGAAGGACAAAGAAGCTTTGTATAAATCCGTGCATGAAGTTGACTTAAAAAATTTTTACCTTGAAGCAAGTTTAGGTACTTCATTCAGTATTTTCGGCAGTAGTTTTGCAAATAAAGCTTTTGGGCGTAAAAAGACTAATTCCGATATGGGAGTATTGGTCGGATTCAATGCAGGCTTTGTACATCCTTATATATTGTTAAAATTAGGATTAAATGTAAATTGGCTTACTGTAGCGATGTCCGGAAAAGACCTTTCTGTTTTTGTTGCATCCAGATTTGCAATAGGAACCGCTGCTGCAGGCGGTGTCCCTATTTTTTTGTCAACAGGTCATACTTACATAAACTATTACGGCAAGGGCGGCGGTGAGCAGCAGTCTATGTTGTATACAAGAATCAGTAGTCCTTTTGTAGGAATCAGTGTTGAAGATTGGCACCCAATCGAAAAACTGGGTTTGACATTTAAATTTAACTGGATTCCAATATCAGTTACAAGCCCTTTTATGAGTTTTGGTATGCACACAAATATCGGAATAACTTATGAATTTTGGAAGAACCGAATTATGTCTTTAAGAGCGGGCGGTGATATGGATATATATGCCTTTACTGCAAAAAAATATGCCGATTGGAATATTATTCCGAATATATATGTAAATACTATATTCCATGTTCCCAAGTGATCGATCTTGAGGGTATCATTGAAATGAAGGTATCATTGAAATGAATTGTAAACAAAAAAACGATTTAAAAATTTTTTCTTATACACGTGTGTGTTGTGTTGTTTTTTCTTTGATTATTACGGTTCAAGCCTTTACCCAAAATGAACTTATGGAAAAAATGATTGACTCTATCAATCGGAGTCTTTTATTAAAAGAGTATGATAAGGCTTTTACCAATAGCCTTTTTGTACTGCGTAATTATAAAGATCAGGAATTGCCTATTGATATTGAAGACACCTGCAAAAGGGCTGTAAGTTCATGGCTATCTTACCTTGAGACAGAAAAAAAATGGGAAGAAATTATTGATATTGAACAAAAATTAATTGATGCTCCTGAGTCCATCAAAGTTCTTTATAAGAGCCCTATTGATAAGGCTATAGTTAAACTTAAAAAAATGCCTGCCGCTTCTTCTAATAGGATTCAACCTAATTCCGTGGAAGTTAAACCTCCTAAAAACGAAAACAAACCGAATAAAAATTCTGTAGAAACAATTCAAAAGTCTTCAGCCGGAACTGTTTTGACTGCAGCCGATAAAATACAAATCCTTGAAGAGCAAAGAAAAGTTTTTAAAGAATTTTTATATAAAATGAAAATGATGGAAAAAGAGCAAGAAAAAATTCGTTATAGTGAAAGAGAGTTGTACGAAAAAAAACGGTTGGAAATTGAACTTGCCAGAAACGAGGCAGACAAAGAACTTCGTGAATATGTAAGAGAAATTATTGAGGAAAACAGGAAAAATACAAACAAAATTATCATAATGGTTTTAATTGCAGCATCAATTTTTTGTGTATGTTTGACTGTAATTATTATAACGGTTGTATTGGTTAATAAAAAATAAGGAGTTTGATATGAAAAAATTATGTATTTTAACTTCAATTTTGGTATTGTTGTGTGTATCATGCGGAATAAAAACGAATTTGGATATTCAAGAAGCTATATTTCCGCCTGAACATTCTATTATTGTATATCAAAATGCTACTTCGCAAGGATTTAAAAACGGCTCGACTTTATCTTTGGTTGGTATAGGTGATGCAGGACATAGTTCATGGGAAGAGCTTCATATTGAAAATTTGACCGAGCATGAAATAGAGTTTGACGGTCTTCCTAAAATTTCAAATACAGATATATTTGAAATCAGAGATCCGCTTTTTAAATTTAAGCTTGGGCCTTATGAAAGAACCGGTTTTGAGGTACGGTATAAACTTGCTGATGTCGGATCTGTTGAAACTGATCTTGCAATCAATTATAAAGTTAATAAACGGAAAAGAAACTTTTCCATTAAGCTTAGCGGAAATTTCATCGGCCTTCAAATAGTCGAAGTCATCGCAGCAAATCCTCCTCTCATACCGTCAGAAATTGAACGTAATCTTCCTAACGGAGGAGCCGGAGTTGACTTTGGATATAAAGAAGGTGATCAAGTTACAAGAAAATTCCGAATAAAAAATAACAGTAATGAACGTATTGTTATCCAAAATATTTCTCTTGATGCTGCCGCAGATTCTGCCGGTTTTAACTTTGATGGACATACCGAACTGCCCGCCGGAACTATTTCGGCTAATTCTTCAAGAGATTTTGAATTGACGTTTCCTGAGTCTTCCATGCTCACATACAAAAAAGGAAATATTATAATACGGCATGACAGAAGTCCTCATCCTTATAAAGTTGCAGTCTGCGGCGGCGGTCCAATCATGCCGATAGAAATAGTGCATAGAAGGAGCGGTGAAGATGTTTCCTGTGTAGTACCGTATAAATTAGATAAAAATTGTTATGACTTCGGCTATAAACCCGCTGTGTCCGAATTTCAATCTATCGGAATTAAAAATATGAGTAAGGCAATATTGCGTTTTGAAAATATTGATGTAAATCTAGTTTCGGGGGCGTTTACATTGCAAAAAAAATATCAGCCCAACGAACTTGTTTACCCGGGAGATCAAGCCAAGCTTGAAATTAGGTTTACTCCTCAACCAAATACGTGGTCCGAAGATGATATTATCATTAAAGATAACAATACTGGAAGAAAATATGTTTTATCCCTTACAGGTTCGGGATTTAAACAACCTAAGGATATCCCAGGGCTTTCCCTATGGCTAAGAGCTGACA containing:
- a CDS encoding ABC transporter permease encodes the protein MNLEKPNKNIIFCIAKKEFKMMYKSSTFYASSLFFILGAAFGFIGTDSWFNAGLSDLKTFFLNMPFLFCIIIPMLTMSLWSDEKKQFTDKFLFSLPVPIRYIVLGKYVSLIFIWLIMIGFSIIIPLSVFPLIYLDVGAFIVSYFSIFLFGAGIISFSSALAALSPRTEINFLFSFLTVLFFTFIYPITKNLNFSLFLHKIISYLSFSSHFDSAARGLFDSADIFFYFLLIALGIELSVFILTKQRDAK
- a CDS encoding ABC transporter ATP-binding protein, producing the protein MLKVQNLTKYYGSNKNKIIGCKDISFELRTGEITSLLGLNGAGKSSIINCISGYYTPDEGDAFIDSYSILTENIEAKKRLGILYEQNPLYAGLSVYEFLCFAGQMHGIKKEQLDNDVNEVMNFCEIYEIKDRLIRGLSKGFKQRVGLAQAVLHNPPLIILDEPASGFDSVQVKDFEKKILHIAKEKTILICTHDLRQAAEICSNHILLNKGEIIALGNLLEIKAQLEEAGCEFDDNVNYTVLEKAFEFFAGINKNEFRKTE
- a CDS encoding SpoIIE family protein phosphatase, coding for MINGNKSMKRFLNVLLIFFFFICSLSAKEFYWENPSVISGRNGHFLKSASNKDISASVWEEVVKSSDSEGLIYISAGVYVNKKWTINERIIPPIPYTADIPSIASIAVGNDDTILIALVKNRNTITILKSTDYGKTYAVKNITTQIYDLLSPQLSVASNGKFLMFVSHGANEKFSIFSSSSSDGLTWAPFSEFNFAKKIDRVFLPAHSAAARNDVLVFQALDKNENRQAYHLFSSFSSDGGSSWSEPVRLTDDFSFNDQRPHVSYIPSERSVFLVWEKTPYRSEKNSTAFAVLNNKGKLASSIDVLPSQNGIVFSPKIISYNKQPLISWSEDYNGKASIFIASKKDGDWMIDTVTSINGSLLFVNPFFVDGNLHILWQEGIRSAKIMHIEPDHEVAKAQLQPFDFDSKTAGGKQKITMKIKFPNDSSGIAGYSYEWSKDSPPESVRPVIQKLANESVLIYEPDEDGLWYLGVRVCDYAGNWSDMTTVSYERDIIPPLAPKFELLALDKNGFLKSNTFSIKWNPPEYDISGKPETAIDGYIWNLSYIGSADKFISYLKKASPSFIDDDAVQKILSNNLKIDLNTSKITSSSNKREFSNYENGLYALTVSAVDAFGNIGLPAVKYFALNKYIPYTYVSDINTVQGLDGVISMTVVGKGFAEGGEITSLYVDSDGNPPYDLTIEKENFSIVNDKLISNVKIDYVEPGQYYVGLMHSGRGTYFADKVISFDNIGNIKLGDYGETYTYNWLLSSVDHDFSDYFLIIFLALFILLIMILSISGVIHSIKEAVKIKNEVTVLLSGGVMTLRKEKRVSALKVKGVGLRLKFILFTTTLILSVILTLALTLGFRFSETQERLLAEGLASNTQVLLESLNSGAKAYLPSKNVLELGFLPSQIGALKEATFATITGVHIDNKKVGYNFVWASNDDDITSKIDTPEFVVGQSELSLAQMEDVYKKLDKIDQEARASVGELSDEIQSLTNTAIGIALNTDRKSVERRNEIQAAINQMETKLNLELNNLSVKGSGSYPEFNSKKLSRDVTSYLFYKPILYRQTGDRTNFIHGMVYIQVSTKGLIEQIDEATFALYKIIFFISLGSLIAGILGAYILSSIITAPIKKLVEHVSMIAATDDKELLAGKDVKLKTKDEIGVLGTTINAMTNGLVEAAAASKDLTMGKEIQKMFLPLDVDEAGRKLTCGKTIDDNVEFFGYYEGARGVSGDYFDYIKLDDRYYAIIKCDVAGKGVPAALIMVEVATLFLDYFREWKYKTHGLKIDLVVSRINDLIESRGFKGRFAAFTLCIMDSITGDVHFCNAGDNVINIYDAASKKMKEVILTEVSAAGVFPTFMIDMKGGFKVETVKLNPGDVLFLYTDGIEEAKRLFRDSNLQPVLCEEPGLEKDAEHETHSVGQDGEELGKPRVCEIIENIFARRSFSLKKWHNPIEDEPFDFDFTNLEGTIEDAVLGLVSVEKIFRMYQDPKATERDIVQVDKKIDLFLNKHFRQYQTYCGNRIPNANYNEYLYYTNVKEDPQYDDLTILGIKKK